From the genome of Candidatus Nealsonbacteria bacterium CG07_land_8_20_14_0_80_39_13:
CCCCTCAACCCTTTGAAAAAGGATATTTGATCAGGAGCAAGCCCGTATTTTTCTTCAACATCTTTCCTCCCATAAAGAGCGGCGTCTTTCACTCCCCTTCTTAAAAAATAAACTTTCGTCCGTTCATTAACTAATTGAAGAATGTCCATATCTCCGCTTACGATTGTTATCAAAACATCTTCTCCCTTACCTCCCTTGGTGATTTTTTCGACGATGGTGCCTATCATATCGTCAGCCTCAAATCCTGTTTTCTCAAATATCTTTACGCTAAAAACTTTCAGGAATTCTTTTACTCCTGAAAATTGAGGAATCAATCCTTCCTGCATAGGAGGCCTCTTGGCCTTGTACTCCTTAAACTCGTCATGCCGAAATGTTTTCCCGGGCAAATCAAAAGTGGCAGCCAGATAATCAGGCTTGAGTTCTTTAATTACCTTTATAAAAACCAACAAAAAACCATAAACGGCATTGACCAATTCTCCGTTTTTAGCGGTCAAAGGAGGTAGGGCGTGAAAAGCCCGATGAATAATTGAATTGCTATCAAGAATAACCAAATGTTTCATCTTTTTTAATTTCTATTTTTTAATTCTTCAATGTCAATTCCGCTTTCAGCTTTGCCCATCCTGTCAACATTTATATCTAATTCTTGATTAGCCCAATCCGGCTCCGTAATATTATCGTCACCCCACTCACCATTAGAATATTTTCCCAACGCCATATCCAACGCTTTTCTTTCTGTTTCTGCGTTAACTTCAATCTCAAAATTACTATAAACTTTTAACGCCAAACTAACTTTATATTTTTTCATAGCTTTCTATCTGTTATAAATTCAGGCATCTCTGCCTTAAGATAATCTTCGCCTGCTTTTTTAAATAATCTATTATAATCTCCGAAATTTTTACACTTTTTGAAATCTTCCTTTAATCTCTTTAATCTGTTGGTACTGGCAGGCCTATTTTTTGTAACGGCAAATAATTGAAATAATAGGAACACCCGGCTATTGAAATAACATAATCTAAAACATCTTTATACTCTGGTTTTTTGAACCAATCATTTAAGATGTAAATATATTGCACTTCAACATTCAATCTTGATAAAAGTTTTTTATACTGCTTAATCTTAAAATCACAGGTTTGTAATTTTTCATCCGTTGAGCCAGCGACTTCCTGAAATTTAATCTCAAGAATAAAAAAAGTGTTATTCGTTATCACAAATATCGCATCGTCCGGCAAAAGTCGCTTAGAAATAAATTTTTTATAATCTATTTTGTTCTCCTCTAAATATTTGTATAACCCGTGTTTTCTGAAAGACACGGCGACTTTTTCGCCGTTATAAAAAATCGCGCTTCCCTGAACTTTATAATTTTTCTTTGATTTTATAAAAGTCAAAAAAACCACTTTACCCTCAAAATAAAGCCCCGTTTTCGTGTTAGCTCCGCCTATTTTCCCTTTTCTCATAAAATTATTTTTTATTTAATTTATTCTTGATATTTCTGTCCAATTCCTCAAACCTTTTGATTGATAAATCTAAATATTTTTTTTCGTTATCAATCCCGATAAATTTTCTTCCATAAAAATAAGCCGCCAAACCTGTCGTAGAACTCCCGGTAAAAGGATCCAGTATTAAATCGCCCCTATTCGTGCTGGCCAAAACTATTCTTCTTAACAAATCAGATGGCTTTTGTGTCGGGTGTTTCCCGAATTTTTTTTCAATTGGCTTGGGCGTATTTATTGACCACACAGAACGCATCTGCAGCCCCGGTTTTTTGATTTCATCTTCCGGCCATTCGCCGTTTTTCATTAAATCATAGTTGAAAGTATGCTTTGCTTTTTCTTCTTTTCTCGCCCAAATTAAGGTTTCATGACTGGCGGTAAAAAACCGACAACTCAAATTCGGCGAAGCATTTGGCTTAAACCACGCGATATCGTTAAGAATATGAAATTTGTTAACTTCAAGAGCAAATCCGCATTGATAAATTGAGTGATAAGTTCCACTGATCCAAATTGTTCCACTTGGCTTTAGAATTCTTTTACATTCTTTAGTCCATGCAAAATGAAATTCAAAATTCTTTTTTAATCCATTACTCAAATCCCAATCACCCTTCTTAACGCTAACCATTTTACCATTTTGGCAAGTAAAACTTCCGCTTGATAAAAAATACGGAGGATCAGCGAAAATCATATCCACGGAATTTTCCGGAATTTCTTTTAAAAATTCAAGTGAATCAGCTTGATAAAGTGTAAAGTTTGGTTTTTCGTAATATGGTTTTCCCATGAGATTATTATAGCAAAAATTGGCTATGATTGTTTGATGGTGATTTTTCTCTTGTCTTCGCCGATGACTTTGAAGGTGAGCCAGATTGTTCTCTCGGGCATAATCTTTTTAATATTCTCCGGCCACTCAACAGCAACGATATTTTCGGGATTGGAAAATATTTCTTGAAAACCTAAATCAATTGCTTCCTTTTCTCTTTTTATCCTATAACAATCAATATGATAAAAATTTTTATATTTTTTGAAAATATTGAAAGTCGGGCTCAATATTTTTTCTTTTATTCCCAACCCTTTGGCGAATCCTTGGACAAAGGTTGTTTTCCCTCCCCCTAAATTTCCCTTCAGCCCCAAAACAGCCCCTCCTTCTCCGGTCAAAATCTCCTTGGCTAAGTTTTCAGCTATTTTTTTTGTCTCCGAAGCGCTTTTTGTAATCACAGAAAATTGACTTAACATAAAAAACAGGATAAAAAGGAAGTAATGTAATAGTATTTTATCTTTTTTTAAACAATTTTACAAAAAAAATGGACGAAGGCTCAAAAAAAATATATGAAAAAATAGAAAGTATACCTGACCTCAAGGAAAGAATGAGCGCCTTAGAAAGCGTCCCGACAACAGAAGCGATAGAGACCTTGTTAAGAGGGGCGATTGATTTGAATTCCTCTGATATTCATATTGAACCGGAAGAAGACGGAGCTAAAATCAGATTGAGACTTGACGGAATGCTTCAGGATGTAACCGTCCTTGATTTGAAAATTTTTCAAAAACTACTCTCCAGATTAAAATTACTATCCGAAATGCGGCTTAATGTTTCCGACCGTCCTCAAGACGGCCGTTTTACCGCGCCGATCCAAGATTCTGAAATAGAAATAAGAACATCAACCCTGCCATCCAAAAACGGAGAGTCAGTGGTTTTAAGACTTTTAAATCCTAAGAAATTAATTGAGATAGAGGGATTGGGGTTAAGGAAAGATCTGCTAGAAGTATTTAAAAAGGAAATGATAAAGCCGAACGGGATGATTATCGTTACCGGTCCGACAGGATCGGGAAAAACCACCACTCTTTACGCTGTTCTGAAGGGAATACAAAGCTCGGAAATAAAAATCATTACCATAGAAGACCCGATAGAATATCATTTGGACGGAATTTCTCAAACTCAAGTAAGTCCAGATAAAGGATTTGACTTCGCTTCGGAATTAAAATCTATGGTCGGGCAAGACGCAAATATCTCTTCGTCGAGCAGTAAAGGATATGACTTCGCTTCCGGATTGAGGTCTATTGTCAGACAGGACCCTGACGTTATTCTGATTGGAGAAATAAGAGACTCTGAAACCGCCGGCATAGCCATTCAAGCGTCTCTGACCGGACACCTTGTCCTTTCCACCTTGCACACCAATGACGCCGCCGGAACAATAGCCAGATTACTGAACTTAGGGATCAAGCCTTCTGACATCGGCCCGGCCATTAATGTCGTCATTGCCCAAAGACTGGTCAGAAAAGTCTGCAAAAAATGTTCTGAATTAAAACAGGCCGAGAAAGAAGACATTGAAAAACTGGAAAAAGGAACAAAAGGGTTGAAGGGAAAAATAACCTTGCCGAAAATTGATTCTAACCTGAAAATCCCCTCTGCTAAGGGATGCAAGGAATGTAATTTTACCGGCTATAAAGGGAGAGTCGGGGTTTTTGAGGTTATGCTTATTGATTCAAAAATGGAAAAATTTGTATTGGAAAATCCCTCCACTTCAGCGCTTGGAGAGGAGGCCATAAAGAATGGAATGACAACAATGAAAGAGGACGGATTGTTTAAAGTTTTAGAAGGAATAACGACAATTGAAGAAGTTAAAAGAGTAATCGGAGAATAAAAAAAGCCACAAAACTGGGGGCTTCCCGCATTGCTGCGGGAAACGTAAGGTTTGGAACACAAAGTTTGGAATTCCCCCGAGGAGCAACCGAGTCGGAACAAGGCTGTCCATCTGCGGAAAATTCCTAACCCCCAGTTTTAAGGCTATTTTTAATGATATATGAATGATAGCAAATCTTTGACAACTTGTCAAGTATTTTGTCATAATTCACCAATTTCACCAAATTTAAACAAAATTAAAAGGGGAATCGTGTGCGATTACCCCCTTTGAAAGCAAAAAGTTCCTTCTCGCTCCCCTATAGGACTAAAACCCTTTTTGGGCGAGTCCTTTAAAAAAATAAAAAACATCTTCTATTTTTCCGATTCCCTTTTCTTCTCCTTC
Proteins encoded in this window:
- a CDS encoding tRNA (adenosine(37)-N6)-threonylcarbamoyltransferase complex ATPase subunit type 1 TsaE yields the protein MLSQFSVITKSASETKKIAENLAKEILTGEGGAVLGLKGNLGGGKTTFVQGFAKGLGIKEKILSPTFNIFKKYKNFYHIDCYRIKREKEAIDLGFQEIFSNPENIVAVEWPENIKKIMPERTIWLTFKVIGEDKRKITIKQS
- a CDS encoding site-specific DNA-methyltransferase — translated: MGKPYYEKPNFTLYQADSLEFLKEIPENSVDMIFADPPYFLSSGSFTCQNGKMVSVKKGDWDLSNGLKKNFEFHFAWTKECKRILKPSGTIWISGTYHSIYQCGFALEVNKFHILNDIAWFKPNASPNLSCRFFTASHETLIWARKEEKAKHTFNYDLMKNGEWPEDEIKKPGLQMRSVWSINTPKPIEKKFGKHPTQKPSDLLRRIVLASTNRGDLILDPFTGSSTTGLAAYFYGRKFIGIDNEKKYLDLSIKRFEELDRNIKNKLNKK